One stretch of Halobaculum marinum DNA includes these proteins:
- a CDS encoding site-2 protease family protein: MATSSLLSNTLLWVLVGILAYSVVMMGLHSRGLLPDSVRVQGPLTTIHTTRGRAFLNWLSRPRRLWRAWSNLGVGIAVVVMVAMFGFLIFSALATLESPTQTAANQPSNFLIIPGVNDFLPLAVAPEIVFGLLVALVVHEGGHGLLCRVEDIEIDSLGVVLLALIPVGAFVEPDEESQRSADRGARSRMFAAGVTNNFAVTAVVFALLFGPVIASITPAAGLAVGGAYQGTPAADAGIESGDRITAVAGQSVADPAAFESALAAVDDPTVEMTLNDGEETVTVERRVTVVGAVRDNPLGLSVDPDAEPPAITAINGTEVRTEAEFREAAEANEFATVQTSEGTVNAPLGAYVGAVTENGALDNQTDLSGPFTITRIDGERIVDYDDLTSTLTGDAYDPGDEVTLRLYADGEFREVTVALGGTEANPLIGVSVVRGVSGVVVDDLGVDRYPAEAYLALLGGEGEAPPGLGGITGTPLGLVYAALLLPLASAVSAALPYNFAGFYGRWAGFYDVTGPLGALGEEPVFLLANVLFWTGWINIQLGIFNCIPGYPLDGGRILRMGAEGLVSRLPVSDRNRLVSTLTTSVGLTMLAALLVVVFAPSVL, encoded by the coding sequence ATGGCTACGTCCTCGCTCCTCTCGAACACCCTGTTGTGGGTGCTCGTGGGGATCCTCGCGTACTCCGTCGTGATGATGGGGTTGCACTCCCGCGGACTCCTCCCGGACTCCGTCCGGGTCCAAGGGCCGTTGACGACGATTCACACCACCCGCGGTCGCGCGTTCTTGAACTGGCTGTCGCGGCCGCGGCGCCTCTGGCGGGCGTGGAGCAACCTCGGCGTCGGTATCGCCGTCGTCGTGATGGTCGCCATGTTCGGCTTCCTCATCTTCTCGGCGCTGGCGACGCTGGAGAGCCCCACCCAGACGGCGGCGAACCAGCCGTCCAACTTCCTCATCATCCCCGGGGTCAACGACTTCCTCCCGCTGGCGGTCGCCCCGGAGATCGTGTTCGGCCTGCTCGTCGCGCTGGTCGTCCACGAGGGCGGCCACGGCCTGCTGTGTCGCGTCGAGGACATCGAGATCGACTCGCTGGGCGTCGTCCTGCTCGCGCTCATCCCCGTCGGCGCGTTCGTCGAACCCGACGAGGAGAGTCAGCGCAGCGCCGACCGCGGCGCCCGCTCGCGGATGTTCGCCGCGGGCGTGACCAACAACTTCGCTGTCACCGCCGTGGTGTTCGCGCTGCTGTTCGGGCCCGTGATCGCCTCCATCACGCCGGCGGCGGGGCTGGCCGTCGGCGGCGCCTACCAGGGGACGCCCGCCGCGGACGCCGGCATCGAGAGCGGCGACCGCATCACCGCAGTCGCGGGGCAGTCGGTCGCCGACCCCGCCGCCTTCGAGTCGGCGCTGGCGGCGGTCGACGACCCGACCGTCGAGATGACCCTCAACGACGGCGAGGAGACCGTCACCGTCGAACGCCGGGTGACCGTCGTCGGCGCCGTGCGGGACAACCCGCTCGGGTTGTCGGTCGACCCGGACGCCGAACCGCCGGCGATCACCGCGATCAACGGCACCGAGGTCAGGACTGAGGCCGAGTTCCGTGAGGCCGCCGAAGCCAACGAGTTCGCCACGGTGCAGACCAGCGAGGGGACGGTGAACGCGCCGCTGGGCGCGTACGTCGGTGCCGTCACCGAGAACGGCGCGCTCGACAACCAGACCGACCTCTCGGGACCGTTCACGATCACTCGGATCGACGGCGAACGGATCGTCGACTACGACGACCTCACGTCGACGCTCACCGGGGACGCCTACGACCCCGGTGACGAGGTGACGCTGCGACTGTACGCCGACGGCGAGTTCCGCGAGGTGACGGTCGCCCTCGGCGGCACCGAGGCGAACCCGCTGATCGGCGTCTCCGTCGTGCGCGGCGTCTCGGGCGTCGTCGTCGACGACCTCGGCGTCGACCGCTACCCCGCCGAGGCGTACCTCGCGCTGTTGGGCGGCGAGGGTGAGGCACCGCCCGGCCTCGGCGGCATCACCGGCACGCCGCTGGGACTGGTGTACGCAGCGCTGTTGCTCCCGCTCGCGAGCGCCGTCTCCGCGGCGCTGCCGTACAACTTCGCCGGCTTCTACGGTCGGTGGGCGGGCTTCTACGACGTGACTGGTCCGCTCGGCGCGCTCGGCGAGGAGCCGGTGTTCCTGCTCGCGAACGTCCTGTTCTGGACCGGGTGGATCAACATCCAACTGGGCATCTTCAACTGCATCCCCGGCTACCCGCTCGACGGCGGGCGGATCCTCCGGATGGGTGCGGAGGGCCTCGTGTCGCGGCTCCCCGTCTCCGACCGCAATCGGTTGGTGTCGACGCTCACCACCTCCGTCGGCCTCACGATGCTGGCGGCGCTGCTCGTCGTCGTGTTCGCGCCGTCTGTCCTGTAG
- a CDS encoding PadR family transcriptional regulator → MRKSGPPRGLISYIVLELLEEKPRYGYEILKEITEISGGHWEPSYGSVYPILYKFEEEGYAERIEREDEPDRKYFALTDEGHEHLAEKRREVGGKARDFADVILGFYHMYVAFATDERFDVDPAPDEWHFDDEYSGWIAEQVIRHHERDFGEFERIPDTPEEFHARQGDADAPSGDERDDEDGAGVDADGGRTEEAAADGGTNE, encoded by the coding sequence ATGCGGAAGAGCGGCCCGCCGCGTGGCCTCATCTCGTACATCGTGCTCGAACTCTTGGAGGAGAAACCGCGCTACGGCTACGAGATCCTCAAAGAGATCACCGAGATCAGCGGCGGCCACTGGGAACCCTCCTACGGCTCCGTCTACCCAATCTTGTACAAGTTCGAGGAGGAGGGGTACGCCGAACGGATCGAGCGCGAGGACGAACCCGACCGGAAGTACTTCGCGCTCACCGACGAGGGACACGAGCACCTCGCCGAGAAGCGCCGCGAGGTGGGTGGGAAGGCCCGCGACTTCGCGGACGTGATCTTGGGCTTCTACCACATGTACGTCGCGTTCGCCACCGACGAGCGGTTCGACGTCGACCCCGCGCCCGACGAGTGGCACTTCGACGACGAGTACTCCGGATGGATCGCCGAACAGGTGATCCGCCACCACGAGCGCGACTTCGGCGAGTTCGAACGGATCCCGGACACGCCCGAGGAGTTCCACGCGCGGCAGGGCGACGCGGACGCGCCGAGCGGGGACGAGCGCGACGACGAAGACGGGGCGGGCGTCGACGCCGACGGCGGTCGCACGGAGGAGGCCGCCGCCGACGGCGGCACCAACGAGTAA